One part of the Lotus japonicus ecotype B-129 chromosome 2, LjGifu_v1.2 genome encodes these proteins:
- the LOC130740779 gene encoding uncharacterized protein LOC130740779 isoform X1 translates to MLGLSFTPRHKRSNSVPDKNRVENDNAESLKVSAQRMKLDEGYITECAQARKKGAPTSEIHSTLKQETLQLERRLQDQFEVRCTLEKALGYKSPSLVNSSEMIMPKPATELIKEIAVLEMEVVYLEQHLLSLYRKAFDQQLSSVSPPTKEESLKYPLTTPRAQVVKASLPEVLTKEEYPTVQSNDHELEAMRKEHDRNELDNLRKECNGGWPEEKHLDSGVYRCHSSLSQYSAFTRSSPPAEPLAKSLRACHSQPLSMMEYARGCSSNIISLAEHLGTRISDHVLPVTPNKLSEDMVKCISAIYCKLADPPMTLPPGLLSPSSSLSSPSAFSIGDQGDMWSPGFRNNSSFDARLDNSFHGEGVEEFSGPYSTMVEVSWIYREGLKWGDIEKLHQKFRSLICRLEEVDPRKLKHEEKLAFWINIHNALVMHAFLAYGIPQNNVKRVFLLLKAAYNVGGRTVSADTIQSTILRCRMSRPGQWLRMFFSSRTKFRSGDGRQTYAIENPEPLSHFALCSGNHSDPAVRVYTPKRVFQELEVAKDEYIRATLGVRRKDQKVLVPKLVETFTKDSDMCPGGVMEMIQESLPESLRKSVKKCHQLAKSRKCIEWIPHNFTFRYLISKDVLK, encoded by the exons atGCTGGGACTGAGTTTCACTCCAAGGCACAAGCGTTCAAACAG TGTTCCTGATAAGAACAGAGTTGAAAATGATAATGCAGAAAGCCTTAAGGTCTCAGCACAACGAATGAAGCTG GATGAGGGTTACATCACGGAATGTGCTCAAGCTAGGAAAAAAGGAGCCCCTACAAGTGAAATCCACAGTACTCTGAAGCAAGAG ACTCTCCAGCTAGAGAGAAGATTACAAGATCAATTTGAGGTTAGATGCACGTTGGAAAAGGCACTTGGATACAAATCTCCATCTCTAGTTAATTCAAGTGAAATGATTATGCCCAAG CCAGCCACAGAATTAATCAAGGAAATTGCGGTGTTAGAAATGGAAGTTGTGTACTTAGAACAACATCTTCTCTCCTTGTACCGTAAAGCTTTCGATCAACAACTATCTTCTGTATCTCCTCCTACCAAGGAGGAAAGCTTGAAGTACCCTCTAACAACTCCTAGAGCACAAGTTGTCAAGGCTTCATTGCCTGAGGTCTTAACCAAAGAAGAATATCCTACAGTACAATCTAATGACCATGAGCTTGAGGCAATGCGAAAGGAACATGATAGAAATGAACTTGATAATTTGAGGAAAGAATGCAATGGAGGTTGGCCAGAAGAAAAACACTTAGATTCTGGTGTTTATCGTTGCCATTCCTCATTATCTCAGTATTCAGCATTTACAAGATCATCTCCTCCAGCAGAACCTTTAGCTAAATCTCTGCGTGCCTGTCATTCGCAACCATTGTCAATGATGGAG TATGCCCGTGGCTGTTCATCAAATATAATCAGTCTTGCCGAACATCTCGGTACCCGAATCTCTGATCATGTTCTTCCAGTAACACCTAATAAACTTTCTGAGGATATGGTCAAATGCATATCAGCTATATATTGCAAGCTTGCAGACCCTCCTATGACACTTCCTCCTGGCCTTTTATCTCCCAGTTCATCCTTGTCCTCACCAAGTGCTTTTTCTATTGGAGATCAAGGTGATATGTGGAGCCCCGGGTTCAGGAACAATTCATCTTTCGATGCACGGTTGGACAATTCTTTCCATGGTGAAGGAGTTGAGGAGTTTAGCGGGCCATACAGCACCATGGTTGAAGTATCTTGGATTTATAGAGAGGGTCTGAAATGGGGTGATATAGAGAAGTTGCACCAGAAATTCAG GTCGCTTATATGTCGATTGGAAGAAGTAGATCCTCGGAAGTTAAAACATGAGGAGAAGCTAGCTTTCTGGATCAACATACACAATGCTTTGGTTATGCAT GCATTTTTGGCGTATGGGATTCCACAAAACAATGTGAAAAGAGTCTTTCTTCTCTTGAAG GCTGCATATAATGTTGGTGGTCGTACAGTCAGTGCAGACACAATACAGAGTACAATACTTAGGTGCCGGATGTCTCGCCCTGGACAG TGGCTACgcatgtttttttcttcaaggaCAAAATTCAGAAGTGGAGATGGGCGTCAAACATATGCAATTGAGAATCCTGAGCCTCTTTCACACTTTGCACTCTGCTCAGGAAACCATTCTGATCCAGCG GTACGTGTATACACACCAAAGAGGGTGTTTCAAGAGCTAGAAGTTGCAAAGGACGAGTACATTCGAGCTACATTAGGGGTACGGCGCAAGGACCAAAAAGTACTTGTACCAAAGCTTGTTGAGACATTCACCAAGGACTCAGATATGTGTCCTGGTGGTGTTATGGAGATGATCCAAGAGTCCCTACCTGAATCACTGAGAAAGAGTGTTAAAAAATGCCATCAGCTTGCAAAATCCCGGAAGTGCATAGAATGGATTCCCCATAACTTCACTTTTCGATATCTCATATCTAAGGATGTGTTAAAATGA
- the LOC130740779 gene encoding uncharacterized protein LOC130740779 isoform X2: protein MLGLSFTPRHKRSNSVPDKNRVENDNAESLKVSAQRMKLDEGYITECAQARKKGAPTSEIHSTLKQELERRLQDQFEVRCTLEKALGYKSPSLVNSSEMIMPKPATELIKEIAVLEMEVVYLEQHLLSLYRKAFDQQLSSVSPPTKEESLKYPLTTPRAQVVKASLPEVLTKEEYPTVQSNDHELEAMRKEHDRNELDNLRKECNGGWPEEKHLDSGVYRCHSSLSQYSAFTRSSPPAEPLAKSLRACHSQPLSMMEYARGCSSNIISLAEHLGTRISDHVLPVTPNKLSEDMVKCISAIYCKLADPPMTLPPGLLSPSSSLSSPSAFSIGDQGDMWSPGFRNNSSFDARLDNSFHGEGVEEFSGPYSTMVEVSWIYREGLKWGDIEKLHQKFRSLICRLEEVDPRKLKHEEKLAFWINIHNALVMHAFLAYGIPQNNVKRVFLLLKAAYNVGGRTVSADTIQSTILRCRMSRPGQWLRMFFSSRTKFRSGDGRQTYAIENPEPLSHFALCSGNHSDPAVRVYTPKRVFQELEVAKDEYIRATLGVRRKDQKVLVPKLVETFTKDSDMCPGGVMEMIQESLPESLRKSVKKCHQLAKSRKCIEWIPHNFTFRYLISKDVLK, encoded by the exons atGCTGGGACTGAGTTTCACTCCAAGGCACAAGCGTTCAAACAG TGTTCCTGATAAGAACAGAGTTGAAAATGATAATGCAGAAAGCCTTAAGGTCTCAGCACAACGAATGAAGCTG GATGAGGGTTACATCACGGAATGTGCTCAAGCTAGGAAAAAAGGAGCCCCTACAAGTGAAATCCACAGTACTCTGAAGCAAGAG CTAGAGAGAAGATTACAAGATCAATTTGAGGTTAGATGCACGTTGGAAAAGGCACTTGGATACAAATCTCCATCTCTAGTTAATTCAAGTGAAATGATTATGCCCAAG CCAGCCACAGAATTAATCAAGGAAATTGCGGTGTTAGAAATGGAAGTTGTGTACTTAGAACAACATCTTCTCTCCTTGTACCGTAAAGCTTTCGATCAACAACTATCTTCTGTATCTCCTCCTACCAAGGAGGAAAGCTTGAAGTACCCTCTAACAACTCCTAGAGCACAAGTTGTCAAGGCTTCATTGCCTGAGGTCTTAACCAAAGAAGAATATCCTACAGTACAATCTAATGACCATGAGCTTGAGGCAATGCGAAAGGAACATGATAGAAATGAACTTGATAATTTGAGGAAAGAATGCAATGGAGGTTGGCCAGAAGAAAAACACTTAGATTCTGGTGTTTATCGTTGCCATTCCTCATTATCTCAGTATTCAGCATTTACAAGATCATCTCCTCCAGCAGAACCTTTAGCTAAATCTCTGCGTGCCTGTCATTCGCAACCATTGTCAATGATGGAG TATGCCCGTGGCTGTTCATCAAATATAATCAGTCTTGCCGAACATCTCGGTACCCGAATCTCTGATCATGTTCTTCCAGTAACACCTAATAAACTTTCTGAGGATATGGTCAAATGCATATCAGCTATATATTGCAAGCTTGCAGACCCTCCTATGACACTTCCTCCTGGCCTTTTATCTCCCAGTTCATCCTTGTCCTCACCAAGTGCTTTTTCTATTGGAGATCAAGGTGATATGTGGAGCCCCGGGTTCAGGAACAATTCATCTTTCGATGCACGGTTGGACAATTCTTTCCATGGTGAAGGAGTTGAGGAGTTTAGCGGGCCATACAGCACCATGGTTGAAGTATCTTGGATTTATAGAGAGGGTCTGAAATGGGGTGATATAGAGAAGTTGCACCAGAAATTCAG GTCGCTTATATGTCGATTGGAAGAAGTAGATCCTCGGAAGTTAAAACATGAGGAGAAGCTAGCTTTCTGGATCAACATACACAATGCTTTGGTTATGCAT GCATTTTTGGCGTATGGGATTCCACAAAACAATGTGAAAAGAGTCTTTCTTCTCTTGAAG GCTGCATATAATGTTGGTGGTCGTACAGTCAGTGCAGACACAATACAGAGTACAATACTTAGGTGCCGGATGTCTCGCCCTGGACAG TGGCTACgcatgtttttttcttcaaggaCAAAATTCAGAAGTGGAGATGGGCGTCAAACATATGCAATTGAGAATCCTGAGCCTCTTTCACACTTTGCACTCTGCTCAGGAAACCATTCTGATCCAGCG GTACGTGTATACACACCAAAGAGGGTGTTTCAAGAGCTAGAAGTTGCAAAGGACGAGTACATTCGAGCTACATTAGGGGTACGGCGCAAGGACCAAAAAGTACTTGTACCAAAGCTTGTTGAGACATTCACCAAGGACTCAGATATGTGTCCTGGTGGTGTTATGGAGATGATCCAAGAGTCCCTACCTGAATCACTGAGAAAGAGTGTTAAAAAATGCCATCAGCTTGCAAAATCCCGGAAGTGCATAGAATGGATTCCCCATAACTTCACTTTTCGATATCTCATATCTAAGGATGTGTTAAAATGA
- the LOC130740780 gene encoding STS14 protein-like encodes MFTYPFFSALAALSLFIVSAQAATAPAPAVPQLTAAATEFLEAHNQARAAVGVEPLEWSEKLGKDASLFVRYQRNKFGCGFANLTDSEYGGNQIMAGSVSVAPRVAVAEWVKEKDFYIHANNSCVAEHECGVYTQVVWRDSKEVGCSQASCVKEKASLTICFYDPPGNVVGESPY; translated from the coding sequence ATGTTCACTTATCCTTTCTTTTCAGCCCTTGCGGCTCTGTCCCTGTTCATTGTCTCAGCACAAGCAGCCACCGCGCCGGCACCGGCGGTGCCGCAGCTCACGGCAGCGGCCACGGAGTTCTTAGAAGCGCACAACCAGGCAAGAGCCGCGGTGGGTGTTGAGCCGCTAGAGTGGAGCGAGAAGCTGGGCAAGGACGCCAGCCTGTTTGTCCGGTACCAAAGGAACAAGTTCGGGTGTGGATTCGCGAATTTGACCGACAGCGAGTACGGCGGTAACCAGATCATGGCGGGTTCGGTGTCGGTGGCGCCGCGCGTGGCGGTGGCGGAGTGGGTGAAGGAGAAGGATTTCTACATCCACGCGAATAACTCGTGCGTGGCGGAACATGAGTGTGGGGTTTACACGCAGGTTGTGTGGAGGGATTCGAAGGAGGTTGGGTGCTCGCAGGCGTCGTGTGTGAAGGAGAAGGCTAGCTTGACCATTTGTTTCTATGATCCGCCGGGAAACGTCGTCGGAGAGAGCCCATACTGA